In a genomic window of Helianthus annuus cultivar XRQ/B chromosome 10, HanXRQr2.0-SUNRISE, whole genome shotgun sequence:
- the LOC110885904 gene encoding NAD(P)H:quinone oxidoreductase, translated as MESALSPKSIINVAAICGSLRKASYNRGLIRSAIDLTTNQSVTGMSINYIDISPLPMLNTDLEIDGKYPQSVTTFRDQILQSDCFLFASPEYNYSVTAPLKNAIDWASRPPNVWADKAAAIVSAGGGFGGGRSQYVLRQSGVYLDLHFINKPEFFLNAFESPPKFDDEGNLIDLEAKERLKSVLNALKAFTLRLNNK; from the coding sequence ATGGAGTCAGCATTATCCCCCAAATCCATCATCAACGTCGCCGCCATCTGCGGCTCCCTCCGCAAAGCCTCTTACAACCGCGGCCTAATCCGCTCCGCCATTGATCTAACAACCAACCAATCCGTAACCGGAATGTCAATCAACTACATCGACATCTCCCCTTTACCAATGCTCAACACAGATCTTGAAATCGACGGAAAATACCCACAATCCGTCACAACTTTTCGCGACCAAATCCTCCAATCCGACTGCTTCCTCTTCGCCTCACCGGAATACAACTATTCCGTCACCGCACCGCTCAAAAACGCCATCGACTGGGCGTCCAGGCCGCCGAACGTCTGGGCGGATAAGGCGGCGGCGATTGTTAGCGCCGGCGGCGGTTTTGGTGGCGGACGGTCGCAGTATGTGCTCCGGCAGAGTGGTGTTTATTTGGATTTGCATTTTATTAATAAGCCGGAGTTTTTTCTGAATGCGTTTGAGTCGCCTCCGAAGTTTGATGATGAAGGGAATTTGATTGATTTGGAAGCTAAAGAGAGGTTGAAATCTGTTTTGAATGCATTGAAAGCTTTCACGTTGAGGTTAAACAATAAGTGA